One window of the Larus michahellis chromosome 26, bLarMic1.1, whole genome shotgun sequence genome contains the following:
- the BLOC1S3 gene encoding biogenesis of lysosome-related organelles complex 1 subunit 3, protein MAAPRPPRVVPGEASESDSEPELLGGATGGVPGAGLKVPGEASETEEEEEEEEEGGERPKPPPLLAEEPAVVWGGRGGPSLLQQRLWEGSGRLRGAVGSALRQSYGSAARHLGGLGGALGRAQATAAAAAHCLRLARRDLRAVAATVDIVTACRLLPDIRLPAL, encoded by the coding sequence atggccgccccccgcccccccagggtGGTGCCGGGCGAAGCCTCCGAGAGCGACTCGGAgccggagctgctggggggggcgaccgggggggtccccggggccggGCTGAAGGTGCCGGGTGAAGCCTCTGAGAccgaagaagaggaggaggaggaggaggaggggggtgagaGGCCGAAGCCCCCCCCGTTGCTGGCAGAGGAGCCGGCGGTGgtttgggggggccgggggggcccctcACTGCTGCAGCAGCGGCTGTGGGAGGGCtcggggcggctgcggggggcggTGGGCAGCGCCCTGCGGCAGAGCTACGGCAGCGCCGCCCGGCaccttggggggctggggggggccctgggccGAGCGCAGGCcaccgccgctgccgctgcccacTGCCTGCGCCTGGCTCGCCGCGACCTGCGCGCCGTGGCCGCCACCGTCGACATCGTCACCGCCTGCCGCCTCCTGCCCGACATCCGCCTGCCCGCGCTCTGA